In bacterium, the genomic window CGGCGGCGGTGATCTCGCCCGTCGAGAGCTTGATCAGCTCGTCCAGGTCGGTGGCCATCGAGTCTATGTGTACGATGGTGTCCTTGATCTGGGCCACCGTCTCTTCGTCGAAGAGGTTTGATAAGTCGGCCAGGGCGTCCCCGATCTTGATCACGATGCTGCCCGCCGACTCGAAGAGCTCGTCCATGCCGATGGAACGCTCGCCCTTGACGGTCGAGCCGGGCGGGACCACGGGCGAGTCGCTCGTGCCGGGCGTGATGTCCACGTACTTGTCGGCCATCAGCCCCTTCAGGCGGATGGCGATGACCGAGTTCTCCCGCACCACGACGTCTTCTTCCAGCCGGAGGATCACCTTGACCATGGGGGAGTCGGAGCCCTCGGGCTTGAACCACTCGACGGATTCGACGCTGCCGGCGCGCACGCCGGCGTAGAGGACCTTGGCCTCGGTGACCAGTCCCGCGGCGGAGTCGAAGATGACCGTTATCGTGTAGCCCCGGTGGAAGAGCTGGCACTCACCCGTGGAGAAAATGAGCGCGACGAATATCGCCAGGGCGACGACGACGGTGATCCCGACCTTGAGCTCGGCGGAACGTTTTATCTTTTTACTCATGTTGAACCTGACTATTGTACCAAAATCGCCTGACTGCCGCGATCACTTGAACAGGGGGTTTATGGGCCCCCGGGCGCGGCCCTGGATGAACTGCTGCACGTAGGGATTCTCGGTGGCGCGGACCTCCTCGGCCGTGCCGTCGAAGATTATCCTCCCCTCGTGCAGCATGGCGATGCGGTCGGCGGTCTTGTAGGCCGAGGCCATGTCGTGGGTGATGATGACCGTGGTCGCCCGGGTCAGGTCCTTGGTCTCGTTGATGAGATCGTTTATGGCGGCGGCGGTGATGGGGTCGAGGCCCGAGGTGGGCTCGTCGTAGAGGATTATCTGGGGCTCGCCCACCAGGGCTCGCGCCAGCCCCGCCCGCTTCTTCATCCCCCCGGAGAGCTCCGCCGGCATCAGGTGCGCCGTCTCCGGGAGGCCCACCTGCGCCAGCTTTTCGTCCACGATGCGGTCCACCTCGTCGGGCGGGGTGTCGGTGTGGTTGTCCAGAAAGAAGCCCACGTTCTCGCGGATGTTCAGCGAATCGAACAGGGCGGCGAACTGGAAGACGTAGCCCGCCCGGGAGCGTATCTCGTGCAGTTCGGCGAGGCTGGCCCCGTTCACCCGGATTCCCAGGCACCACACGTCCCCCTCGGTCGGCTGCAGGAGGCCCAGCACGTGCTTCAAGAGCACGCTCTTGCCCACGCCGGAGCGCCCGATGATGGCGATGGACTCCCCGCGGTGGATATCCAGGTCCACCCCCTCGAGCACCACCGTCTCGCCGAAGCTCTTGCGAAGGTTACGGGTCCGGATGACCGTCTCGGGGTCCAAGGCTCCCTCTAATCGAAGGCGATGAAGAAGAGCGTGGTCAAGAGCACGTCCACGATGAGGATGTTCACGGCGCTGACGACGACGGCGTTGGTGGTGGACCGGCCGACCCCCTCGGCCCCGCCGAAGGTCGAGAAGCCGTAGTAGCAACTGATGAGCGTGAGGACCTGGCCGAAGGCGAAGGCCTTGATGAGGCCGCTGACGATGTCCCAGACGTTGGAGAAGGCGTCGAGCTCGGCGATGTAGACGCCGGGGTCCACGTCGGCCAGGACGGTGCAGACGAAAAAGGAGCCCACCTGGGCCACGCCCATGGCCAGGGCGGTGAGCGCCGGCGCCATGACGGCCATGGCGATGATTCTGGGGGCCACGAGGTAGCGGAAGGGGTCGCTGGCCAGGGTCTCCAGGGCGTCTATCTGCTCGGTGACGCGCATGGTGCCGAGCTCGGCGGCCATGGCCGCCCCCACGCGGCCGGCGAGCATGATGGCCGTGAGCACCGGCCCCAGCTCCCGGGCGAAGAGGACCGACACCATGCCGCCCACGTACGCCTCGGCTCCGAAGACCTTGAGCGAGTTCACCGACTGGAGCGCGATGACCATCCCGGTGAAGAGCGCGGTCATGGTCACCACGCCGATGGACTCCACCCCGAGGCGCATCATCTGATCGTAGACGAGCTTGCCCCGGGGCCGCCGCCGGGCGATGCGGGCCACGGTCCGGCCGTAGAAGATGAACATGCCCCCCACGGCATGGGTCTTCTCCAGCAGCCAGTCGCCGATGCGCTCGAAGGTGTTCATCTTCAATGTGTCAGCTCGCGGCACGGCTCACTCCGTCCGGAGGTAGTGCCGGGGGACGCGCTCCGACAGCCCGCAGGTGACCTCGTAGGGGATGGTGTCCATCCAGCGGGCCGCCTCCTCGACCTCTATCTTGGAGCCCGAGTAGTCGCGGCCCAGCAGGGTGACCACCTCGCCCGGGGCCACCTCGCCGAGGCCCCCCAGGTCCACCATGCACATGTCCATGCAGATGGCGCCGATGATGGGCCTCCTCTGGCCCCGCACCAGCGCCTCGGCCCGGCCCGAGAGGCTCCTGCGCCAGCCGTCGGCGTAGCCCAGCGGCAGGACGCCCACGGACGTCTCCCGCTCCAGCCGGTGGAGGCGGCCGTAGCTCACCGTGGTCCCGGCGGGGAGCGTCTTGACCGCCGCGATGCGGGCCCGCAGGGCGATGGCCGTCCGGACGCCCAGGTTGCGGGTCACGTTTGGACTGGAGTAGCTGCCGTAGAGGGCCAGGCC contains:
- a CDS encoding ABC transporter permease, which produces MPRADTLKMNTFERIGDWLLEKTHAVGGMFIFYGRTVARIARRRPRGKLVYDQMMRLGVESIGVVTMTALFTGMVIALQSVNSLKVFGAEAYVGGMVSVLFARELGPVLTAIMLAGRVGAAMAAELGTMRVTEQIDALETLASDPFRYLVAPRIIAMAVMAPALTALAMGVAQVGSFFVCTVLADVDPGVYIAELDAFSNVWDIVSGLIKAFAFGQVLTLISCYYGFSTFGGAEGVGRSTTNAVVVSAVNILIVDVLLTTLFFIAFD
- a CDS encoding ABC transporter ATP-binding protein, giving the protein MDPETVIRTRNLRKSFGETVVLEGVDLDIHRGESIAIIGRSGVGKSVLLKHVLGLLQPTEGDVWCLGIRVNGASLAELHEIRSRAGYVFQFAALFDSLNIRENVGFFLDNHTDTPPDEVDRIVDEKLAQVGLPETAHLMPAELSGGMKKRAGLARALVGEPQIILYDEPTSGLDPITAAAINDLINETKDLTRATTVIITHDMASAYKTADRIAMLHEGRIIFDGTAEEVRATENPYVQQFIQGRARGPINPLFK
- a CDS encoding MlaD family protein translates to MSKKIKRSAELKVGITVVVALAIFVALIFSTGECQLFHRGYTITVIFDSAAGLVTEAKVLYAGVRAGSVESVEWFKPEGSDSPMVKVILRLEEDVVVRENSVIAIRLKGLMADKYVDITPGTSDSPVVPPGSTVKGERSIGMDELFESAGSIVIKIGDALADLSNLFDEETVAQIKDTIVHIDSMATDLDELIKLSTGEITAAVRNLRQITDNVSQITASASRITQDFEGTLARSLPRFESAVASIEEVASGATLAVDHINSIVAQIASGEGTVGKLIYSDEAYVDFTETLKKAKTLLDNIIEDPRRYLNLSVF